From Chryseobacterium salivictor, a single genomic window includes:
- a CDS encoding DUF1573 domain-containing protein, whose amino-acid sequence MKKIFAGLFLAGTFALASAQTISFDKTVYEYGNVPVGADGHRIFIIKNTGDKPLIISRTQASCGCTTPEVTKDPIMPGKTAELKVGYDTKIVGPFTKIIEVYSNDAENSRSVITIKGNVGEASATIAPQTAIKTEAKLMSTPQTMKVAPAAKKATAKKLQAL is encoded by the coding sequence ATGAAAAAAATCTTCGCAGGCCTATTTTTAGCCGGAACTTTTGCATTAGCATCAGCACAAACTATTTCCTTCGATAAAACAGTTTACGAATATGGGAATGTTCCAGTTGGCGCTGATGGCCACAGAATTTTTATCATTAAAAACACTGGCGATAAACCTCTTATTATTTCAAGAACGCAGGCATCTTGTGGCTGTACAACTCCTGAGGTTACCAAAGACCCAATCATGCCGGGAAAAACCGCTGAATTAAAAGTAGGTTACGACACCAAAATCGTAGGACCTTTTACAAAGATTATCGAAGTATATTCCAATGATGCTGAAAACAGCAGATCTGTAATTACCATTAAAGGAAATGTTGGCGAGGCATCAGCTACCATCGCTCCACAAACAGCGATTAAGACTGAAGCTAAATTAATGAGTACTCCACAAACGATGAAAGTTGCTCCTGCAGCTAAAAAAGCAACGGCAAAAAAATTACAGGCACTGTAA
- a CDS encoding polyphosphate kinase 2 family protein has translation MDLDFTDNFIVNGKFSLKDFSTEYEGKLSKDAAKKMLAKEKEKLRELQERLYSDGSKSILIVLQAMDAAGKDSLIKHVFSGVNPQGCAVTSFKTPNNKEYAHDFLWRHYTALPEKGKIGIFNRSHYESVLVCKVHPEYNLNEKVWKSVDDFDNEFWENRYRSIRNFEKTLAENGTTIIKIFLNVSQKEQKKRFLERIDNPTKNWKFAAGDLPERALWNKYMSAYEEAINETSKDDAPWYVIPADHKWFTRVAAIQIIIDAMEKMDLQYPTLSENQTAELADAKKQMKSE, from the coding sequence ATGGATTTAGATTTTACGGATAATTTCATCGTGAACGGAAAATTCTCTCTCAAAGATTTTTCTACAGAATACGAGGGAAAACTCTCGAAAGACGCTGCAAAAAAAATGCTGGCTAAGGAGAAAGAAAAACTCCGTGAACTTCAGGAACGGCTGTACAGTGATGGCAGCAAATCTATACTGATTGTTTTGCAAGCGATGGATGCAGCTGGAAAAGATTCTCTGATCAAGCACGTGTTTAGTGGCGTAAATCCGCAGGGCTGTGCAGTAACCAGTTTCAAAACGCCAAATAATAAAGAATATGCCCATGATTTCCTGTGGAGACATTATACCGCACTGCCTGAAAAAGGAAAAATCGGTATTTTCAACAGAAGCCATTACGAAAGTGTTCTGGTATGTAAAGTTCATCCTGAATATAATCTGAATGAAAAAGTCTGGAAATCAGTGGATGATTTTGATAACGAATTCTGGGAAAACCGGTACAGAAGCATCAGAAACTTTGAAAAAACTTTAGCTGAAAACGGAACGACGATTATTAAAATATTTTTGAACGTTTCCCAAAAAGAACAGAAAAAAAGATTCCTGGAAAGGATTGACAATCCCACCAAAAACTGGAAATTCGCCGCCGGAGATTTACCCGAACGCGCCCTGTGGAATAAGTACATGTCTGCATACGAAGAAGCCATCAATGAAACATCAAAAGATGATGCACCATGGTACGTGATTCCGGCTGACCACAAATGGTTTACGAGAGTGGCTGCCATTCAGATTATTATCGATGCAATGGAAAAAATGGATTTGCAATATCCCACCCTTTCAGAAAATCAAACAGCCGAGTTAGCTGATGCGAAGAAGCAGATGAAAAGTGAATAG
- a CDS encoding mechanosensitive ion channel family protein, whose translation MNYYEIIMSVLDRWYTSFAQATPKLAVGILVFLLFLALSTYLSKISVRIFHKFFPKSNNSSIVTLIKVFKFLIILSGAFIAFEIMGLGGFILKFIGSLGVAGVVAGVALKDLVSSMFSGALVGIDKSFADGDYVSIKDVTGVVEKIGFLTTKIITDDGKKVFVPNQLIFSAPFTNYSSSGQRKVFLELQVAGSQDLEKTREIILDQIKNFDFTDHIEESQVIILKQSFGIFYFQARFFMKSGKNIMKVKSDALLILKNKLEEAGIELASQMQTDIGIS comes from the coding sequence ATGAATTATTATGAAATCATTATGTCTGTGCTGGACCGCTGGTACACAAGCTTTGCACAGGCGACCCCTAAACTTGCAGTTGGGATTTTAGTATTCCTGCTCTTTTTAGCGCTGAGCACCTACCTGAGCAAGATATCGGTAAGAATTTTTCATAAGTTTTTCCCAAAAAGCAACAACAGTTCCATTGTGACTTTAATTAAAGTCTTTAAGTTTTTAATTATTCTTTCAGGAGCATTTATCGCCTTTGAAATAATGGGATTGGGCGGATTTATTCTAAAATTCATCGGCAGTTTGGGAGTTGCGGGAGTTGTGGCCGGTGTCGCTTTGAAAGATTTAGTCTCCTCCATGTTTTCGGGAGCGCTGGTGGGAATCGATAAATCTTTTGCCGATGGCGATTATGTTTCCATTAAAGACGTAACCGGTGTGGTAGAAAAAATCGGATTTTTGACTACGAAGATTATTACAGACGACGGAAAAAAAGTCTTCGTACCCAACCAATTAATTTTCAGTGCTCCTTTTACCAATTATTCATCTTCCGGACAGCGGAAAGTTTTTCTGGAATTACAGGTGGCCGGCAGTCAGGATTTAGAAAAAACAAGAGAGATTATTTTAGACCAGATCAAAAATTTTGATTTCACAGACCATATTGAAGAATCCCAGGTTATTATCCTGAAACAGTCTTTTGGCATTTTCTATTTTCAAGCCCGATTTTTCATGAAAAGTGGAAAAAACATCATGAAAGTTAAGAGTGACGCATTACTGATACTGAAAAACAAACTGGAAGAAGCCGGCATCGAACTGGCGAGCCAAATGCAAACCGACATTGGCATTTCGTAG
- a CDS encoding T9SS type A sorting domain-containing protein has translation MAIELATAEVKTDLTVYPNPAKDFINIKTSKSNIEKVFIFDLSGKLIMTEKSKRIDISLLPSATYIISIKTSDGLKSFKFIKI, from the coding sequence TTGGCAATAGAACTGGCCACTGCCGAAGTCAAAACAGATTTAACTGTTTACCCGAATCCGGCGAAAGATTTCATCAACATCAAAACCAGCAAATCCAATATTGAAAAAGTATTTATTTTTGATTTAAGCGGAAAATTAATCATGACTGAAAAATCGAAAAGAATCGACATCAGCCTTTTACCGTCGGCAACTTATATCATTTCAATTAAAACTTCTGATGGTTTGAAATCGTTTAAATTCATCAAGATTTAA
- a CDS encoding Dps family protein: protein MNNSKIIGLDETDCKKISEKLNILLADYSVFYQNTRGAHWNIKGDQFFTLHPKFEELYNNLVLKIDEIAERILTLGSTPNHNYSDYLTLSTIKESKEVSNADKAVENILASFKTVIDSQRELLDLTEKAGDEGTNSLMSDYITEQEKEVWMYNSYLGK, encoded by the coding sequence ATGAACAATTCAAAAATTATCGGTTTAGACGAAACCGACTGTAAAAAAATTTCAGAAAAATTAAATATTCTTTTAGCCGATTATTCTGTTTTTTATCAAAATACGAGAGGCGCACACTGGAATATTAAAGGAGACCAATTTTTTACCCTACATCCCAAATTTGAAGAACTCTACAATAATCTGGTTTTAAAAATAGATGAAATTGCAGAAAGAATTCTTACATTAGGATCTACGCCCAACCATAATTATTCGGATTATTTAACGCTTTCTACCATCAAAGAAAGTAAAGAAGTTTCCAACGCTGATAAAGCGGTAGAAAACATTTTGGCTTCCTTTAAAACCGTTATTGATTCGCAAAGGGAACTCTTAGATCTTACCGAAAAAGCGGGTGATGAAGGAACGAATTCCCTGATGAGTGATTACATTACGGAGCAGGAAAAAGAAGTGTGGATGTACAACTCCTATCTCGGAAAATAA
- the pncB gene encoding nicotinate phosphoribosyltransferase, protein MIEVRLKSILDNDFYKITMQNAVIKLFPNEKVKYQFINRGNHNFPPGFAEELRKSVNAMAELKLSKDEKQFLKETCPYLDLPYLDFLAGYHYDPAEVQIVQTEDSLEVTVDGEWYRTILWEVPILSLISELHYEMNHMERNSNEAVIQTTLEKADQLNILGVTFAEFGTRRRHSYKVHDLVVDSLVRNNRSGNFIGSSNVHFAMKYGIKPIGTHAHEWFMFHAAEYGFKMANALSLEHWVDVYRGDLGVALSDTYTTEVFFQQFDKKFAKLFDGVRHDSGDPIEFANKTIEHYRKNGINPLFKYIIFSDGLNLEKVEEITKACKGRIGISFGIGTNLTNDVGLKPMNIVMKLIAAQSINGDWIPTVKLSDEHGKYTGDPKMIDLAKEFLRIKN, encoded by the coding sequence ATGATTGAAGTCCGTCTAAAGTCAATTCTCGATAATGATTTCTATAAAATCACCATGCAAAATGCTGTGATTAAACTTTTTCCGAACGAGAAAGTGAAATACCAGTTCATCAATCGCGGCAACCATAACTTCCCTCCTGGATTTGCAGAAGAACTCAGAAAATCGGTCAACGCAATGGCAGAGCTGAAATTAAGCAAAGATGAAAAGCAATTCTTAAAGGAAACCTGTCCTTATTTAGACCTTCCCTATTTAGATTTTCTAGCAGGCTATCATTACGATCCCGCAGAAGTACAAATTGTGCAGACCGAAGATTCTTTAGAAGTTACCGTGGACGGCGAATGGTACAGGACCATTTTGTGGGAAGTGCCTATTTTGTCTTTGATTTCAGAATTACATTATGAGATGAATCACATGGAGCGTAATTCTAATGAAGCGGTTATTCAAACAACTTTAGAAAAGGCCGATCAACTCAACATTCTTGGTGTTACTTTCGCCGAATTTGGCACGCGCAGAAGGCATTCTTATAAAGTACACGACTTGGTGGTAGATTCTCTGGTAAGGAACAATCGATCCGGAAATTTCATCGGAAGTTCAAATGTTCACTTTGCCATGAAATATGGCATAAAACCCATCGGAACCCATGCGCACGAATGGTTTATGTTTCACGCTGCAGAATATGGATTCAAGATGGCCAACGCGCTTTCGCTGGAACACTGGGTAGATGTGTACCGCGGTGATTTGGGAGTTGCCCTTTCGGATACTTATACGACAGAAGTTTTCTTTCAGCAGTTTGATAAGAAATTCGCAAAATTATTTGATGGCGTTCGTCACGACAGCGGAGATCCAATCGAATTTGCCAATAAAACCATTGAACATTATAGGAAAAACGGAATCAATCCTTTATTTAAATACATTATTTTTTCCGACGGACTGAATCTGGAAAAAGTGGAAGAAATCACGAAAGCCTGCAAAGGCAGAATCGGAATTTCTTTCGGAATCGGAACGAATTTAACAAACGATGTCGGTCTAAAACCAATGAATATCGTCATGAAACTCATTGCCGCACAATCGATTAACGGCGACTGGATTCCAACGGTAAAACTTTCTGATGAACACGGAAAGTATACAGGAGACCCAAAAATGATCGATCTTGCCAAGGAATTTCTGCGCATTAAAAACTAA
- the rmuC gene encoding DNA recombination protein RmuC, translating to MDFTSILTGFMFGAVFGAVILYFIFKASHIPRQKFDDLNQSFIKTNSDLENYSKRNQEFQEEISQQKEASQSQQENINQLKNKMATLSAENFSINSQLQDQREFNFKQSSQIENLHQEKQNIFARNSELSAINDALKNSLENQKEEITNMQELAKNEFQNLANKILEEKTEKFTEQNQLQLKTILHPLQEKINDFEKKVENTHKESIDYHAALRQQIIGLQDLNKQMSKETVNLTKALKGDNKIQGNWGELVLERVLEKSGLEKGREYEVQKSHQTENGRLQPDVVINLPDGKKMVIDSKVSLNAYERLINEENDELKPSHLKEHVLSLKRHVDQLSNKNYQSLYHIESPDFVLLFVPIEPAFAIALNEDTHLYNKAFEKNIIIVTPSTLLATLKTIDSMWTNQKQQENAVEIARQAGALYDKFDGFVTDLLRIGKKMEETKTEYEGAMNKLVTGKGNLVNSVQKLKIMGAKAKKTLPENLISRANPENQISLSIDEEQNFN from the coding sequence ATGGATTTCACCTCTATATTAACCGGCTTTATGTTCGGCGCTGTTTTCGGTGCGGTTATTCTGTATTTCATATTTAAAGCTTCTCATATTCCGCGACAGAAATTCGATGATTTGAATCAAAGTTTTATTAAAACAAATTCAGATTTAGAGAATTATTCGAAACGGAATCAGGAATTTCAGGAGGAGATTTCGCAACAGAAAGAAGCCAGCCAATCTCAGCAGGAAAACATTAATCAACTGAAAAATAAGATGGCAACTCTTTCGGCAGAAAACTTTTCCATCAATTCTCAGTTGCAGGACCAGCGGGAATTTAACTTCAAACAAAGTTCGCAAATTGAAAATCTACATCAGGAAAAACAAAATATTTTCGCCAGGAATTCCGAACTTTCAGCCATTAACGACGCTTTAAAAAACTCACTGGAAAACCAGAAAGAGGAGATTACCAACATGCAGGAACTGGCCAAAAATGAATTTCAAAATTTAGCCAATAAAATTTTAGAAGAAAAAACAGAAAAATTCACGGAACAGAACCAACTTCAATTAAAAACAATACTCCATCCATTACAGGAAAAAATCAACGATTTCGAGAAGAAAGTAGAAAACACCCACAAAGAAAGTATCGATTATCACGCGGCTCTGCGACAACAAATTATCGGTTTGCAGGATTTGAATAAGCAAATGAGCAAAGAAACCGTCAACCTTACTAAAGCTTTAAAAGGCGACAACAAGATTCAGGGAAATTGGGGCGAACTGGTTTTGGAAAGAGTTCTGGAAAAATCCGGATTAGAAAAAGGCAGAGAATACGAAGTTCAGAAAAGCCATCAAACCGAAAACGGACGCCTGCAGCCTGATGTTGTCATAAATTTACCCGACGGCAAAAAAATGGTCATCGATTCAAAAGTTTCGCTGAATGCCTATGAAAGACTGATCAATGAAGAAAACGACGAACTCAAGCCAAGTCATTTGAAAGAACACGTGCTTTCACTGAAACGTCACGTGGACCAGTTAAGCAATAAAAATTACCAAAGTTTATATCATATCGAAAGTCCGGATTTTGTCTTACTTTTCGTTCCCATCGAACCTGCTTTTGCGATTGCGCTGAATGAGGACACTCATCTTTACAATAAAGCTTTTGAAAAAAACATTATTATTGTCACACCTTCTACTCTTTTGGCAACTCTGAAAACCATTGACAGCATGTGGACAAATCAGAAGCAACAGGAAAACGCCGTAGAAATAGCCAGACAAGCCGGTGCTTTATATGATAAGTTCGATGGATTTGTTACCGATTTATTAAGAATTGGAAAAAAAATGGAAGAAACAAAAACAGAATACGAGGGAGCGATGAATAAATTAGTTACAGGAAAAGGGAATTTGGTAAACAGTGTTCAGAAATTAAAAATAATGGGCGCAAAAGCTAAAAAAACTTTACCGGAAAACTTAATTTCGCGGGCCAATCCGGAGAATCAGATATCGCTCAGTATTGATGAAGAACAAAATTTCAATTAA
- a CDS encoding TrmH family RNA methyltransferase, with the protein MIESFQNEKIKYVTRLLTDNRFRKKENVFVIEGKQENDRALKFGFDAQEFYIADSIFNEDLPEGKVHLVSEKIYDKIAYRGSSEGIIGIYHTKNFDLKDFNPKKNSSVIIVESIEKPGNLGAILRSCEAFGIDALIVTDAKVDFYNPNVIRSSVGCLFGMNIFYSSNDEVYEFLTENRYAVYTTIMDKASENIQTRNLKEKSAVLFGTEHSGLTDFWVGKGKNTVIPMSGSIDSLNLSNAVAITCYEILRQKMT; encoded by the coding sequence ATGATAGAAAGTTTTCAAAACGAAAAAATAAAATATGTCACCCGACTTTTGACAGACAACAGGTTTCGAAAAAAAGAAAATGTTTTCGTGATCGAAGGGAAGCAGGAGAACGATAGAGCGTTAAAATTCGGTTTTGATGCCCAGGAATTTTATATCGCCGACAGTATCTTTAATGAAGATTTACCGGAAGGAAAAGTACATTTGGTCTCAGAAAAAATCTATGATAAAATCGCCTATCGTGGTTCTTCAGAAGGAATCATAGGAATTTACCACACGAAAAACTTTGATTTAAAGGATTTCAACCCTAAAAAAAACTCATCGGTAATTATCGTAGAAAGTATCGAGAAACCAGGAAATCTGGGCGCAATATTGCGGAGTTGCGAAGCGTTTGGGATTGATGCCTTAATTGTAACTGATGCGAAAGTTGACTTCTATAATCCAAATGTGATCCGTTCCAGTGTGGGTTGTCTTTTTGGGATGAACATTTTCTATTCCAGCAATGATGAAGTGTACGAATTTCTCACTGAAAACCGTTACGCAGTTTATACTACCATCATGGATAAAGCATCTGAAAATATCCAAACAAGAAATTTAAAAGAAAAAAGCGCAGTACTCTTTGGAACAGAACATTCGGGACTGACCGATTTCTGGGTGGGGAAAGGAAAGAATACGGTTATTCCGATGTCGGGAAGTATCGACTCTTTGAATTTGAGCAATGCCGTTGCCATCACCTGTTATGAGATTTTAAGACAAAAAATGACATAA
- a CDS encoding 5-formyltetrahydrofolate cyclo-ligase: MKKTEIRKIYLAKKEKLSKAEIEGFSKKIFSRFISEFQLKENQKVHCFLSIPGKGEVDTKEFLNYFFENKIRVFVPKMINTKLIALEITKETTLIENSWGIKEPAGEEDCGVKDFDIIITPLLYSDHFGNRVGYGKGFYDRFFSEINPNAVKVGVSFFPPEEKVEDISAFDVPLDYLVTPTEILSFGTFESKSTK; the protein is encoded by the coding sequence ATGAAAAAAACTGAAATCAGAAAAATATATTTAGCGAAAAAGGAGAAATTAAGTAAAGCCGAGATTGAAGGCTTCTCTAAGAAAATATTTTCCCGTTTTATCTCTGAATTTCAATTGAAGGAAAATCAGAAAGTGCATTGTTTCCTTTCTATTCCTGGGAAAGGTGAAGTTGATACGAAGGAGTTTCTCAACTATTTTTTTGAAAATAAAATCCGTGTTTTTGTACCGAAAATGATAAACACAAAATTAATCGCGCTTGAAATTACCAAAGAAACGACTTTAATTGAGAACTCCTGGGGAATAAAAGAGCCCGCTGGTGAAGAAGATTGTGGCGTCAAAGATTTTGATATCATCATTACGCCGCTTTTGTATTCCGATCATTTTGGAAACAGAGTGGGTTACGGAAAAGGCTTTTATGACCGGTTTTTTTCAGAAATCAATCCGAATGCGGTTAAAGTTGGCGTAAGTTTCTTTCCTCCCGAAGAAAAAGTGGAAGATATTTCAGCTTTTGATGTCCCGTTGGATTATTTGGTAACCCCGACAGAAATACTGTCTTTTGGCACTTTTGAATCGAAATCGACGAAGTAA
- a CDS encoding ferredoxin, with translation MVIITLQRDKCIGCNYCAEFAPEYFRMSKKDGKSVLLKTENKKGFYTLKIPNPEAFEPCDKAAKACPVKIISVKEI, from the coding sequence ATGGTCATTATAACGCTTCAACGGGATAAATGTATCGGCTGTAATTACTGTGCAGAATTTGCACCGGAGTATTTTCGGATGTCGAAAAAAGATGGGAAATCAGTTTTATTGAAAACGGAAAACAAGAAAGGGTTTTACACTTTAAAAATTCCAAATCCAGAAGCGTTTGAACCTTGCGACAAAGCCGCAAAAGCCTGTCCGGTCAAGATTATTTCGGTAAAAGAAATTTGA
- a CDS encoding peptidase U32 family protein, whose translation MSPAGDFTSMQAAIDNGADSIYFGVEQLNMRARVSMNFTLDDLSEISRRCSEKGVRTYLTLNTIIYDHDLSLIKTLLDKAKAAHLTAVIAMDQAVISYARQIGMEVHISTQINITNIETVKFYALFADTMVMSRELSMTQIKKICDQIVKEQVKGPSGNLVEVEIFGHGALCMAVSGKCYLSLHSANSSANRGACKQNCRKKYTVIDQETGFEIELDNEYMMSPKDLCTISFLDQIVDAGVSVLKIEGRGRAPEYVATVTKCYREAIDAIAEGTFNQEKVEDWMKQLETVYNRGFWGGYYLGQELGEWSADNGSAATQKKVYIGKGRHFYPKSNIAEFLIEAYDLKIGDKVLIQGPTTGSREMILEAMRVDEKPDAAKAAKSDVVTFKTDFKVRPSDKLYKIVQAN comes from the coding sequence ATGTCGCCGGCCGGTGATTTCACTTCCATGCAGGCAGCGATTGATAACGGAGCAGATTCCATTTATTTTGGCGTGGAACAGTTGAATATGAGAGCGAGAGTTTCCATGAATTTCACTTTAGATGATTTGTCGGAAATCTCCAGAAGATGCTCAGAAAAAGGCGTTCGCACTTATCTGACACTGAATACGATTATTTACGATCACGACTTATCCTTAATCAAGACCCTTTTAGATAAGGCAAAAGCTGCTCATCTTACGGCAGTAATTGCGATGGATCAGGCGGTGATATCTTATGCGAGACAAATAGGAATGGAAGTTCATATTTCTACCCAAATTAATATTACCAATATCGAAACGGTGAAATTCTACGCACTTTTCGCCGATACCATGGTGATGAGCCGTGAACTAAGCATGACTCAAATTAAAAAGATCTGCGATCAGATTGTCAAGGAACAGGTAAAAGGTCCTTCAGGAAACTTGGTCGAAGTCGAGATTTTTGGGCACGGAGCGCTTTGTATGGCGGTTTCCGGAAAATGTTATTTGAGTCTGCATTCCGCGAATTCTTCTGCAAACCGTGGAGCCTGCAAACAGAACTGCCGTAAAAAATACACGGTTATTGATCAGGAAACGGGTTTCGAAATCGAGTTGGACAACGAATATATGATGTCGCCAAAAGATTTGTGTACCATCAGTTTTTTAGATCAAATTGTGGACGCTGGAGTTAGCGTTCTTAAAATCGAAGGTCGCGGAAGAGCACCGGAATATGTCGCAACCGTGACAAAATGTTACCGCGAAGCCATCGATGCAATTGCAGAGGGAACTTTCAACCAGGAAAAAGTAGAAGACTGGATGAAACAGCTTGAAACTGTTTATAACAGAGGATTTTGGGGAGGTTATTATTTGGGACAAGAGCTGGGAGAATGGTCTGCAGATAACGGTTCTGCCGCAACCCAGAAAAAGGTCTATATCGGGAAAGGCAGACATTTTTATCCAAAATCAAATATCGCAGAATTTTTAATTGAAGCCTACGATTTAAAAATTGGTGATAAAGTTTTGATTCAGGGACCTACAACAGGTTCGCGGGAAATGATTTTGGAAGCGATGAGAGTAGACGAAAAACCCGATGCAGCAAAAGCCGCGAAATCTGACGTGGTTACTTTTAAAACGGACTTTAAAGTAAGACCTTCTGATAAATTGTATAAAATTGTGCAAGCTAATTAA
- the trhO gene encoding oxygen-dependent tRNA uridine(34) hydroxylase TrhO, which yields MQLYNTLSAEERAQLIDEAGKQRLTLSFYAYAKISDPKKFRDELFIAWNALDALGRIYVAHEGINAQMSIPAENIDGFRETLKVYDFMKGIRLNVAVEQDDHSFLKLTIKVRHKIVADGLNDDSFDVTNKGIHLKAQEFNSLLEDPNTIVVDFRNHYESEVGHFEGAITPDVETFRESLPIINQQLQDFKEDKNLLMYCTGGIRCEKASAYFKHQGFKNVYQLEGGIIEYTRQIKEENIESKFIGKNFVFDHRLGERITDDIVSQCHQCGKPCDNHTNCANDACHLLFIQCDDCKAAMENCCSTECLEITHLPLAEQVKLRKGKEVGNKVFRKGKSDALTFKNSGDLPAKPLAKAETKNIRQKISVKKVWVGKAEHYYTKSRIAQFLIENKELSVGDKVLISGPTTGDQELIITEMFANGGSCENAKEGDQVTFETPFRIRLSDKLYKILGS from the coding sequence ATGCAACTGTACAACACCTTAAGCGCAGAAGAAAGAGCTCAACTTATTGATGAAGCCGGTAAGCAACGTCTTACTTTGTCTTTCTATGCGTACGCTAAAATCTCAGATCCAAAAAAATTTCGCGACGAATTATTTATAGCCTGGAACGCACTCGATGCGCTAGGCCGTATTTATGTTGCCCATGAAGGAATTAATGCTCAAATGAGTATTCCTGCAGAAAATATAGACGGTTTCCGCGAGACGCTGAAAGTTTACGATTTTATGAAAGGCATCAGGTTGAATGTGGCTGTTGAGCAAGACGATCATTCTTTTTTAAAACTCACCATTAAAGTCAGACATAAAATTGTTGCCGACGGTTTGAATGATGATTCTTTCGATGTGACCAATAAAGGAATTCACTTGAAAGCCCAGGAATTCAATAGCTTACTTGAAGATCCAAATACGATTGTAGTCGATTTTAGAAATCATTACGAAAGTGAAGTTGGTCATTTTGAAGGCGCAATCACGCCCGATGTGGAAACTTTTAGAGAAAGCCTGCCCATTATTAATCAACAGTTACAGGATTTTAAAGAAGATAAAAACCTGTTGATGTACTGTACAGGCGGAATTCGTTGCGAAAAAGCCAGCGCTTATTTTAAACATCAGGGTTTTAAAAACGTTTACCAGCTGGAAGGCGGAATTATCGAATATACCCGTCAAATCAAAGAAGAAAATATTGAAAGTAAATTCATCGGTAAAAACTTTGTATTTGATCATCGATTAGGCGAAAGAATTACCGACGATATTGTTTCGCAATGCCATCAATGTGGCAAACCCTGTGATAATCATACGAATTGCGCGAATGATGCCTGTCATTTATTGTTTATTCAATGTGACGATTGCAAAGCTGCGATGGAAAACTGCTGTTCTACCGAATGTTTAGAAATAACCCATTTACCTTTAGCTGAACAGGTAAAATTAAGAAAGGGAAAAGAAGTCGGAAACAAAGTTTTCCGAAAAGGAAAATCCGATGCTTTGACTTTTAAAAATTCCGGTGATTTACCTGCAAAACCTTTAGCAAAAGCAGAAACGAAAAATATCCGTCAAAAAATATCCGTTAAGAAAGTATGGGTTGGAAAGGCAGAACATTATTACACCAAATCAAGAATTGCCCAGTTTTTAATTGAAAATAAAGAACTTTCAGTAGGAGACAAGGTTCTGATTTCCGGTCCGACAACGGGAGATCAGGAACTGATAATCACTGAAATGTTCGCGAATGGAGGTTCTTGTGAAAACGCTAAAGAAGGCGATCAAGTCACTTTTGAAACTCCGTTTAGAATCCGTTTGTCTGACAAATTATATAAAATTTTAGGATCATGA
- a CDS encoding DUF4142 domain-containing protein — protein MKNSIVTVLAISALVACKKSETTTIDHSADGTSTTAPAEPTTTPTESANMPGPKENISMMTDQDKKFAEAAAKGGMMEVMLGKIAETNAGNEQVKAFGKMMVEDHTKINDELKNWASKGSYKLPPSLDASQQKKVDDLKMKKGMDFDKSYTELMISDHKIDIAEFKKEISSGTEASLKSFASAHLPTLEHHLTKAEEAKKALK, from the coding sequence ATGAAAAATTCAATTGTAACGGTTCTCGCTATTTCTGCATTGGTAGCTTGTAAAAAGAGTGAAACTACCACCATAGATCATTCTGCAGATGGCACCTCTACTACAGCTCCGGCTGAGCCTACCACCACGCCGACAGAATCGGCAAATATGCCAGGACCCAAAGAAAATATAAGTATGATGACCGATCAGGATAAAAAATTCGCTGAAGCCGCGGCAAAAGGGGGAATGATGGAGGTAATGCTCGGAAAAATTGCTGAAACAAATGCCGGTAACGAGCAGGTAAAAGCATTTGGAAAAATGATGGTTGAGGACCATACAAAAATTAACGATGAATTGAAAAACTGGGCTTCCAAAGGCAGCTACAAACTACCCCCATCTTTGGACGCCAGCCAACAGAAAAAAGTCGATGATTTGAAAATGAAAAAAGGGATGGATTTTGATAAATCTTATACTGAACTAATGATCAGCGATCACAAAATAGATATTGCAGAATTTAAAAAAGAAATATCCAGTGGGACTGAAGCTTCTCTAAAATCCTTTGCTTCTGCCCATCTGCCAACTTTAGAGCATCACCTCACGAAAGCGGAAGAAGCGAAAAAAGCATTGAAGTAA